In Poecilia reticulata strain Guanapo linkage group LG17, Guppy_female_1.0+MT, whole genome shotgun sequence, the following proteins share a genomic window:
- the LOC103479998 gene encoding zinc finger protein OZF-like isoform X1 — protein sequence MSSVQHLREFIRERLTAAAQEIFTEVEKTIICYEEELDAQRRMMGINWKPEIKLHRVGSELQRQSSDLQKPRVSREEETFAIQQVCHQGRKTSHDEEEVGHQLTEKEQMEPEPPVKEGGKNPEPTWIKEEKDEPEPPLIKEKEEMDTSALTNEKPELEYLPTRHNQKDLCSSQEGEQLVQKQIVALIETSTLEAVGLSEEEKRTQQLSLHMSREIESNDQEESSSTVSESQSHTDTNKSSFKCDICGRCLKNQCNLVKHYRTHKGERRFSCETCGKLFLKRATLNVHMRTHTGERPFSCETCGKCFSQIGHLNVHKKLHTGEKPFTCKTCGKSFSLNCNLNLHKKYHTGERCFSCQTCGKSFSIIQHLNAHQRTHTGEKPFLCQLCGKSFSHVVNLNFHKKIHTGEKFFSCQKCGKSFSLIHYLNVHQRTHSGEKPFLCKLCGKSFSQISHLNLHMKTHTGEKPFPCETCGKCFVNVSNLNVHRRTHTGERPFPCQTCGKSFSHISNLNLHKKTHTDEKPFSCEICGKVFLNAGKLNRHKKQTHKCGK from the exons ATGTCTTCAGTTCAGCATCTCAGAGAGTTTATCAGAGAGcgactaactgctgctgctcaagaAATCTTCACAGAGGTTGAAAAAACCATCATTTGCTACGAGGAAGAGCTCGATGCTCAGCGCAGAATGATGGGGATCAACTGGAAACCAGAAATTAAGCTACACAGAGTCGGTtcggagctgcagagacaaagtTCTG ACCTCCAGAAGCCACGTGTCTCCAGAGAGGAGGAAACCTTTGCCATCCAACAGGTCTGTCACCAGGGGAGGAAGACCAGTCACGACGAGGAGGAAGTAGGACATCAGTTGACTGAAAAAGAACAGATGGAACCAGAGCCTCCAGtgaaagaagggggaaaaaacccagAACCTACATGGATTAAAGAAGAGAAAGATGAACCAGAACCACCACTGatcaaagaaaaggaggaaatggATACTTCAGCACTTACCAATGAAAAACCAGAACTAGAATACTTACCAACTAGACATAACCAGAAAGACCTCTGTAGCAGTCAGGAGGGAGAGCAGCTTGTCCAGAAGCAGATTGTTGCTTTGATTGAGACTTCTACTCTTGAGGCAGTTGGCTtgagtgaagaagaaaaaagaactcAGCAGCTTTCCCTTCATATGTCTCGTGAAATCGAGAGCAATGATCAAGAAGAAAGCAGCTCCACTGTGTCAGAGAGTCAGTCTCATACTGACACAAATAAAAGTTCTTTCAAATGTGATATTTGTGGGAGATGTCTTAAAAATCAGTGCAACCTGGTAAAGCATTACAGAACCCACAAAGGTGAGAGGCGTTTTTCTTGTGAAACATGTGGAAAATTGTTCTTAAAGAGAGCGACTTTGAATGTTCACATGAGAACACACACGGGTGAGAGAcctttttcatgtgaaacatgcGGTAAATGCTTCTCTCAAATTGGTCAtttaaatgtgcacaaaaaacTTCATACTGGTGAAAAACCCTTTACATGCAAAACATGTGGGAAAagtttttctctaaattgtaatttaaatCTACACAAAAAATATCATACAGGTGAGAGGTGTTTTTCATGTCAAAcgtgtggaaaaagtttctctaTAATTCAACATTTGAATGCACACCAGAGAACccatacaggtgagaaaccttttttaTGCCAATTATGCGGGAAAAGTTTCTCTCATGTTGTTAATTTAAATTTCCACAAGAAAATACACACAGGTGAGAAGTTTTTCTCATgtcaaaaatgtggaaaaagtttctctctAATTCACTATTTAAATGTGCATCAGAGAACACActcaggtgagaaaccttttttatgcaaattatGCGGAAAAAGTTTCTCTCAAATTAGTCATTTGAATCTCCACATGAAaactcacacaggtgaaaagccTTTTCCTTGtgaaacatgtggaaaatgttttgtaaatgtttcaaatttgaATGTTCATAGAAGAACTCACACAGGCGAGAGGCCTTTTCCTTgtcaaacatgtggaaaaagtttctctcaCATTAGTAATTTAAATCTCCACAAGAAAACTCATACAGATGAGAagcctttttcatgtgaaatatGTGGAAAGGTTTTCCTTAATGCTGGAAAACTAAATCGccacaaaaaacaaacgcaCAAGTGTGGGAAGTAG
- the LOC103479997 gene encoding tripartite motif-containing protein 16-like codes for MEENQLDQETLSCSICLDVLKYPVTIPCGHSYCMNCIKSHWKKEDQKRIYSCPQCRETFTPRPVLKKNTVFAALVEQLKKTGLQAAPADLCYAGPEDVACDFCTGRKLKAIKSCLVCLASYCEKHLQPHYDSATFKKHKLVEPSKNLQENVCSRHNEVKKMFCRTDQKCICSLCLMEEHKGHDTVSAAAERIERQRELEERQGNIQQRIQXREKDVKLLHQEVEAINHSADKTVEDSEKIFTELIRLLQKRSSDVKQQIRSQQETEVSRVKDVQXKLEQEISXLKRKDXEXEQLSHTEDHNQFLLNYPSLPALRESTPSSSIKVRPLRHFEDVTAAVSELRAELQDILRETWKQSSLTLTEVDVLLSESEPVSRDGYLKYSCEITLDPNTAHRWLVLSRENRKVTRKAQHQSYSSHPDRFTHWRQVLSRESLTGRCYWEVEKRGRVYVAVSYKNISRAGSGNESLFGGNEESWALDCHQNRYKFGHNNIWTSISGPVSSRVGVYLDHRAGILSFHNVSESMTLIHRVQTRFTEPLLAGIWVGFACHAELCEPKEIEPT; via the coding sequence ATGGAGGAGAATCAGCTGGACCAAGAAACCCTATCCTGTTCAATTTGTCTGGATGTACTGAAGTATCCGGTAACTattccctgtggacacagctactgtatgaaCTGTATTAAATCCCACTGGAAAAAAGAGGATCAAAAACGAATCTACAGCTGCCCTCAGTGCAGGGAGACATTCACACCAAGGCcggttttaaagaaaaacaccgTCTTTGCAGCTttagtggagcagctgaagaaaactggactccaagctgctcctgctgatctctgctatgctggacctgaagatgtggcctgtgatTTCTGCACTGGRAGAAAACTGAAAGCCATCAAGTCCTGTTTAGTCTGTCTGGCCTCTTACTGTGAGAAACACCTTCAGCCTCATTATGATTCAGCTACATTTaagaaacacaagctggtgGAGCCATCCAAGAACCTCCAGGAAAATGTCTGCTCTCGTCATAATGAGgtgaagaaaatgttctgcCGCACTGATCAGAAGTGTATCTGTAGTTTGTGTTTAATGGAGGAACATAAAGGTCATGACACAgtgtcagctgcagcagaaaggattgagaggcagagagagctggaggagagacaAGGAAACATCCAGCAGAGAATCCAGGAMAGAGAGAAAGATGTGAAGCTGCTTCATCAGGAGGTGGAGGCCATCAATCACTCTGCTGATAAAACAGTGGAGGACAGTGAGAAGATCTTCACTGAGCTGATCCGTCTCCTCCAGAAAAGAAGCTCTGATGTGAARCAGCAGAtcagatcccagcaggaaactgaagtgagtcGAGTCAAAGATGTTCAGRagaagctggagcaggagatcagtgAKCTGAAGAGGAAAGACGMTGAGCKggagcagctctcacacacagaggatcacaaccagtttctcctcaactaCCCCTCACTGCCAGCACTCAGGGAGTCGACACCCTCATCCAGCATCAAGGTCCGTCCTCTGAGACACTTTGAGgacgtgacagcagctgtgtcagagctGAGAGCTGAACTACAGGATATTCTGAGAGAAACGTGGAAACAAAGCTCACTGACACTCACTGAGGTGGATGTTCTACtgtcagaatcagaaccagtGAGCAGagatggatatttaaaatattcatgtgaAATCACTCTGGATCCAAACACGGCTCACAGATGGCTGGTGTTGTCAAGGGAAAACAGGAAGGTGACAAGAAAGGCTCAACATCAGTCTTATTCTAGTCACCCAGACAGATTCACTCATTGGCGCCAGGTTCTGAGTagagagagtctgactggacgttgttactgggaggtggagaaAAGAGGGAGAGTTTATGTAGCAGTCTCATACAAGAAtatcagcagagcaggaagtgggAATGAAAGTTTATTTGGAGGTAATGAAGAATCTTGGGCATTAGATTGTCACCAAAACCGTTATAAATTTGGTCACAACAACATCTGGACCTCCATctcaggtccagtttcctccagagtcGGAGTGTACCTGGACCACAGAGCAGGTATTCTGTCCTTCCACAACGTCTCTGAATCCATGactctgatccacagagtccagaccagattcactgAGCCGCTACTGGCAGGAATTTGGGTTGGGTTTGCATGTCATGCAGAGTTATGTGAACCCAAAGAGATAGAACCCACTTAA
- the LOC103479996 gene encoding zinc finger protein-like produces the protein MSSVQHLREFIRERLTAAAQEIFTEVEKTIIYYEEELDAQRRMMGVNLHQQVKLNRIGSELHRQTSDLRQPHFSIEEQTFPIQQVCNQGRRSSHDQEESGHQWTGEPPCIKEEDEDPKSPLIDEQDIQENKWIKEEEESEPQLIIVEKKEPDYSVLQHEHHGPEHLPTRQDQNELCSSQEGQHLVQKLFVALMDTSALQEDDMSDGGPQTEQLSFQIFPVVESKDQGGSSSTVSESHSHNEAQAHFYRTHTCGKPFLCETCGKSFTRIDHLNFHKKIHTGEKPFSCETCGKRFSRISHLRLHKKIHTGDRPFFCDTCGKSFIQSSDLNVHRRIHTNERPFSCQTCGKSFTRKSNLNVHRKTHTQQKSFSCQTCGQHFLRPGNLMSHMKLKHNGERETFDSHTELTL, from the exons ATGTCTTCAGTTCAGCATCTCAGAGAGTTTATCAGAGAGcgactaactgctgctgctcaagaAATCTTCACAGAGGTTGAAAAAACCATCATTTACTACGAGGAAGAGCTCGATGCTCAGCGCAGAATGATGGGGGTTAACTTGCACCAACAAGTAAAGCTCAACAGAATCGGTTCGGAGCTGCACAGACAAACTTCTG ACCTCCGACAGCCACATTTCTCCATTGAGGAGCAAACCTTTCCCATCCAACAGGTTTGTAATCAGGGGAGGAGGTCCAGTCATGACCAGGAGGAATCGGGACATCAATGGACTGGAGAACCTCCATGTAttaaagaggaagatgaggatcCAAAATCACCTCTGATTGATGAACAGGAcattcaagaaaataaatggattaaGGAAGAGGAGGAATCAGAACCTCAACTGATAATTGTAGAAAAGAAGGAACCAGATTATTCAGTGCTTCAACATGAACATCATGGACCAGAACATTTACCAACCAGGCAGGACCAGAATGAACTATGCAGCAGTCAGGAGGGACAGCATCTTGTCCAAAAGCTGTTTGTTGCTCTGATGGATACTTCTGCTCTTCAAGAAGATGATATGAGTGATGGAGGACCTCAAACTGAGCAGCTCTCCTTTCAGATCTTTCCTGTAGTTGAGAGCAAAGATCAGGGAGGAAGCAGCTCCACTGTTTCAGAGAGTCATTCTCATAATGAGGCACAGGCACATTTTTACAGAACCCACACATGTGGGAAGCCTTTTTTATGTGAAAcgtgtggaaaaagtttcactcGAATAGATCATCTAAATTTTCACAAGaaaattcatacaggtgagaagcctttttcGTGTGAAACATGTGGAAAACGTTTCTCTCGAATTAGTCATTTAAGGCTTCACAAGAAAATTCATACAGGTGATAGACCTTTTTTTTGTGACACATGCGGAAAATCTTTTATTCAGAGCTCGGACTTAAATGTCCACAGACGAATCCACACAAATGAGAGGCCATTCTCTTGTCAGACATGCGGAAAAAGTTTCACTCGAAAAAGTAATTTGAATGTTCACAGGAAAActcacacacaacaaaaaagtttttcttgcCAGACATGCGGACAACATTTTCTCCGACCTGGTAATCTGATGTCCCAcatgaaactaaaacataacGGTGAGAGGGAGACGTTTGACTCTCACACAGAGTTGACATTataa
- the LOC103479998 gene encoding zinc finger protein 184-like isoform X2 → MSSVQHLREFIRERLTAAAQEIFTEVEKTIICYEEELDAQRRMMGINWKPEIKLHRVGSELQRQSSDLQKPRVSREEETFAIQQVCHQGRKTSHDEEEVGHQLTEKEQMEPEPPVKEGGKNPEPTWIKEEKDEPEPPLIKEKEEMDTSALTNEKPELEYLPTRHNQKDLCSSQEGEQLVQKQIVALIETSTLEAVGLSEEEKRTQQLSLHMSREIESNDQEESSSTVSESQSHTDTNKSSFKCDICGRCLKNQCNLVKHYRTHKDTPSTTGTSAGCPIGSQPPTTPSCSCGRWRISSN, encoded by the exons ATGTCTTCAGTTCAGCATCTCAGAGAGTTTATCAGAGAGcgactaactgctgctgctcaagaAATCTTCACAGAGGTTGAAAAAACCATCATTTGCTACGAGGAAGAGCTCGATGCTCAGCGCAGAATGATGGGGATCAACTGGAAACCAGAAATTAAGCTACACAGAGTCGGTtcggagctgcagagacaaagtTCTG ACCTCCAGAAGCCACGTGTCTCCAGAGAGGAGGAAACCTTTGCCATCCAACAGGTCTGTCACCAGGGGAGGAAGACCAGTCACGACGAGGAGGAAGTAGGACATCAGTTGACTGAAAAAGAACAGATGGAACCAGAGCCTCCAGtgaaagaagggggaaaaaacccagAACCTACATGGATTAAAGAAGAGAAAGATGAACCAGAACCACCACTGatcaaagaaaaggaggaaatggATACTTCAGCACTTACCAATGAAAAACCAGAACTAGAATACTTACCAACTAGACATAACCAGAAAGACCTCTGTAGCAGTCAGGAGGGAGAGCAGCTTGTCCAGAAGCAGATTGTTGCTTTGATTGAGACTTCTACTCTTGAGGCAGTTGGCTtgagtgaagaagaaaaaagaactcAGCAGCTTTCCCTTCATATGTCTCGTGAAATCGAGAGCAATGATCAAGAAGAAAGCAGCTCCACTGTGTCAGAGAGTCAGTCTCATACTGACACAAATAAAAGTTCTTTCAAATGTGATATTTGTGGGAGATGTCTTAAAAATCAGTGCAACCTGGTAAAGCATTACAGAACCCACAAAG ATACACCATCAACGACAGGAACCTCGGCCGGCTGCCCAATCGGATCACAACCTCCTACAACACCAAGCTGCAGCTGTggcag ATGGAGAATTTCTTCAAACTGA